TCTACTTGAAGAAGATTTAGATGAACATGCAGAAGTGGTCGAGCTTGAAGCGGATAATGTACACTATGAAGCGATGCTTTTTGAAACAGAAAAATCTAAGATATATCTATTAGAGAGTAAAAAAGCATTAGAGGCGATTACCAATTCAGAACGTGTACCGACAGCATATGCCCACCTAAATACCGAGGGACAGATTGTCTACACTTACTTCTTGCAAGGTTATGAGACGCAAAAGCTTCAAAATCTGCTACGCGTGTATCATAATCGTTTGGCAGGACATGATGTCATTGAAGCCTATTCGGATACAATACCGGTTAAGCGTATCTATGAAGATTCAGCGCCCCTTAATGACAAGGAAAATATGATTCCGGTCTTTTTAACATTTAATGGAAGTCTTATGAGCTTGTTTATCATTGGCGCATATATATTTTTAGATAAAAGCGAAGGGATTATTAAAGCCTATTCGGTCACAGCATCTTCAGTATGGCACTATTTATTAAGTAAGATTGGAGTTATCATTCTAACGAGTGTTATAACAACACTCATTATTACCATTCCGATTATGGGAACACAACCTAATTACTTCATGATGTTAATCTTTTTAATCACCTCAGGCTTTTTTGCAGCTTCATTAGGCTTGCTACTGACAAGCTTTTACCAAGATATTGTAGAAGCTTTTGGAGCGATGTATGTGGTTATTATAATTATGATTATGCCAAATATTTCATACTTTACCCCTAGCTGGGATCCGGACTGGATAAAGATTATACCAAGCTATGTAATGTTGCAAAGCTTCAAAGACATTATATCGGTTGGAGGCAATATGACCTATGTAGCTGTAGCGTCTATGGCTTTTCTAATGGTTGGATTGGGATTGTTTGTCCTAGCCAATTATCGCTTTAAAAAAACCCTGTCCTTGTAAAGGAGTGTTACGAGATGATAAGAAAAATCTTTGTTATATTTTGGCGGGATGTTAAAACCAGCGTACGTAATTTTATCACCTTGTACATTCTCGTCGTTCCAATTATATTTGGTATTATTATTAATGTGTTTTCTCCCGGCATTAACGATACAACGGTTGAGATTGCGTTACTTGAAGGGGAAAATATAGAACAGAGTACGTATTTGAAACAATTTGCAAAAGTCGAGCATCTAGAAAGCCTTGAAGCTATTGAAGAAAGGGTCAGAAAAAGAGATAATATTGTTGCTATATTGCCGGGAGATTCGGGTGTGTATTATATTTTAGCACAAGGAAATGAACCGGAGTATGTTATTGATTATGTGAAAAACCTAGCGGCGTTTGAACATTTTGACATTCGTGTGGAAGATACCATGGCAGATATTAGAGACTATGGTCGAGATATTCCGCCACTAAAAAAACTTATGGTCAATACAGCGATGATTTTTACATCCATTCTAGGAGGCATGATTATTGCATTAAACATTGTGGAAGAAAAAGCGGATAATACCATTAGTGCCATGCATCTATCGCCAGTCTCAAGGGTAGGATATATTGCAGGTAAAAGTATGATTGGCGTTGTAGTGCCACTTGTCGGTAGTATTTTACTTTTAGTGATTACAGGTTTTCGTGAGATTAATTTTTTTCATGTGCTGGTCATGATTTTGGTGTCGTGCATTATCAGTATATTGGTGGGCTTTATTGAAGGGATTAACAATGATGATGTCATGAATGCAGCAGGCAACATGAAATTACTCTTTTTACCACTCTTTGGATCAATTGCTGGCGAAGAACTGTTGGCAGATAAATGGCAAGTGCTATTTTACTGGATTCCATTTTATTGGACATACAAAGGCAATGACCTTGTTTTATCTGGAAGAGGGACTTGGATGGATATTTTAACCTATGCAGGTATTGTTGCGGGCATAAGTGGTGTTGTATTTTTGGTGTTGGCACCAAGAATACGCAAAGGGTTGGAATAGATTAAATCAAATCAAAGAGGAGGTTTTCTTATGAAAATATGGGCAGTCTTATCATTAGTGTATGCAGCGGTTGTTCTTGTATTAGCCATTACAAAACCTGCGGCTATTTGGAAAATGAAAAAAATTCAACTGTTTGAAAAAGTATTGGGCGTAAAAGGCACAGAGGTGTTTTTCTATGTATGGGCGTTGGCCTTTATGGTTTTAGGCGTATGGTTATTAACACGATAGTTGATGAATCCTAAAACTGTATCTTGCATTATTTTACATATAATAGTAAAATAATACTGATTATGAAGGTGTCGACATTGTATGATCAGTGCAACAAGAAGGTAAGGTTGAAGTCAGTATGAGAAAAAACAAACTAAATACAACAAATATTACCGTTGCCATTACATCAATAGTGGTAGTCTTTTTGTTTCAACATATGGTATCTTTACATTCCGCGGACAAGGATGATAGAGGTACCTTGATTTTTATGGGAAATAATCAGATTGCACCGATTTTGTATGAAGAAAATGGAGAAGCAAAAGGGATTGCGGCTGACATTGCCAAAGCGCTGGGAGAGCGCATTGGATATTCGGTTGAAATCAAAGCGGTAAATTGGGACGAAGCACAAGACAAAGTGTTGTTGGGACAGGCAGATGCATTGCTGCACATTAATCCAAGTCGAGAGCGCGATGCAATATATGACTTTTCCCAAGCGTTGCTCTGCTCAGAATTCTCGATTTTTAAGCAGCATGATAACCGAAGTATTTATTCGGCAAGGGATTTGAAAGGAAAAGTAGTCGGCGTTGAATCGGGTGGATACCCTTTTCATATGCTTAAAAATATGGAGCAAGTACAACTTGTTATAATTGACGATTGGGAGAAGGGGTTTGGCAAGCTAGGCTCTCAAGAAGTCGATGCAATTGTTGCAGATCGATGGATTGGAGAATATCATCTGGCAAGGAGCAGGGTTGAGGGGATTGAAATTTTAGAAAAACCCATAGAAAGTCTCTATTCGCACATTGCAGTCAAAAAGGGCAATCAGCAGATTCTTGATTTGATTAACTCGGGGTTAGAGGCATTATATGATGATGGAACCATGGCAGATATACTCAACGAATGGCAAGGGAAAAAAGTCGTTTATTTTACAGAAGAAAGCCTTCGAAGAAGAATATGGTTGATAAGTAGTGGTGTACTCGTGAGTGTAGTGTTACTATCTGTAATCAGTCTTCGAAAGTTTAAACAGCTTAGTCGAATGAATGAAGAACTTGAGCAGATGACAATGCTTGATCCGCTGACTGGGTTATATAATCGCAGATATTTTGATGTTGTACTTGAGAAGGTATGGTATGAGAATAAACAAAAGATGCATCAAGTATCCGTTATTATGATTGATATCGATAAGTTTAAACATTATAACGATACCTATGGACACTTAGCAGGTGATGGCTGTCTAAAGCAAGTAGCTAAAGTCATAAAACATGCACTAAATAGACCGGAAGATGTTATTGCACGCTTTGGTGGTGAAGAATTTGTGATTCTACTGTCAAATTCAAGCGCAGACCAAGCGATGGTTATTGCAGAAAAAATACGTGATAAGATTGAAAAGCTATGTATAAAGCATGAAGATGCAGTGACGAAAGTTACCATAAGTTTAGGTATTGCATCAAGTGTGCCAGAAAAAAAACAAACGCCTGAACGACTAATAAAAATAGCCGACCAAGCGTTATATCAGGCAAAAAGTGAAGGCCGCAATCGAGTTGTTGTGGCATCAGAAGTAAGATAGCTTTTTTGACGAAGATAACTTTTGATGAATCGGTCAAGAAACAAAAGTGTATCTTTGGTTATGTTAATAAATTTTAGACCGACTTCATATTCGCCGTTGGAATAACGGCACCAGACGACTTGCACACAAACCTCCCGCTTTTCAACGGTATTGGCAAGGTTAAAACTAAGAACATCGTCTTTATCAAGCTTTTTCGTACTAATAATACCTAGTCCGCTGTAAGAGATGTTTTTGATGGTTATCCTAATAGGAACAAGATCTGGTTTTTTACCTTTGTCGTATGGAATGTGATTATAACACAAAATATGATTTTTGTAGTCGATGCGTCGTCGAACTCTTTTTTCATTATCCAAAGTATCACCTTATAAACCTGTATGCAAGTTGTATATGTCATTTGTCAGTAAATGTATATTGTTTTTTAAAATTATACTATTGATTCTTGACTTTTGCAATTGAAAAACTATAGAATAACCCTATCTAAGGGGGGACTGTCCCATTTTAAAGTATGTATGACGCTTGCCCCGAATTGTTATGGAGAGCGTCATAATATTTTCAGGGTCAGGCATTCGCCCATAGCCGCCATCACCAATATGGTGAATATCTACGCCAACGCGTTTGTTGCTTAAGCCAAACTGTTTAATGGTAAAGCTATCGGCGCTTTCTTGACTTGTCCCGATGGCGCTGATGACAAGGCCGCCGAGTGCATGGACTTGTTGAGTAATCATTCTGGCTTCATCTTCATATACTCCAGGGACTGTTCCAACAGTAGGAATCAATACGCCATCGGCTCCGGATTTGATGAAGTCAAGGATTTGTGAGGCATCTAGAACTTTTTCACTCAAACCTCCGGCATGCATTTTCCCAGCGAAAACCAAGCCTGTGTAGTGTTTTTTGGCATCAGCGATTGCAGCGTTTATAGATAAATTTGAGACGCCGGTGGCTGGATTGCCGGTTAAACATATAAAGTCAACACCTAGATTTTTTGCTTCAATAAAAGTGTCTATTGACGCAAGGCGACCTGAGGCGATTTCTAATCGGTTTTCAATAAATTCAGCATCCGTATCGACGGGCTCCAAGTTAATCCCCACGGGACGCCCAGTGAGCTTTTTTATCTCAGCAATAGGATTATCACATGTATACATACCCTTTATTTTTTTATCAAACACATCAAATTCATTTAATAAAATCAAGTCGGCACCAAAAGAAGCCATCATTTCAGCATTAGTGACACCTTCAATCAGTGGGGCGGCTGTCACAACCGTTTCGGCGAGAATGGTTCTTCCGGCGCTAGCCATAATTGAAAGTTTTAGTTCGTCAGGCAACATTTTTTGACAGTCACTGGCATAACAACTAATTAATCGTTTCATGTAAAATCCCTCCTATGATATAATAATGAATAGTTCATTAACCTAAGTATATATGAAAAAAAGAGTTCTGTGGGATATATTTTATGTCATTATTCAAAAAAGCATGTAGTTTTAGAAAATATTGAACAGATTGCCCTAAACACTTGATTTTATCACAAATGCAACCACTGGTTGACAGATTTCAAAGTAGATTTGGTAGTGTGCAACTGGATTTTTAGGTAAGCTAAGTACATAAAAAATGAAAACATACACGAGGAGGAAACAATATGATATTAGCTGATAAGATTGTTACATTAAGAAAGAAGTTTGGGTGGTCGCAAGAAGAGTTGGCTGAAAAAATGAATGTATCACGACAGTCAATTTCAAAATGGGAGAGTGCAAGCAGTATACCTGACCTCAATAAAATTCTAATGCTTAGCGAAATATTTGGTGTATCTACAGACTACTTAGTCAAAGATGATATAGAAGAAGTTGAAGGCGTGTCGGAAGATACGGACCCAGAAATCAAAAAAATCACATTAGAAGAGGCAAGGGAGTATCTTGAGAATAAACGCGATGCGGCAAAGTTAATCTCAAGAGGTGTTCTATTATGTATATATTCAATCGTTCCTTTACTTTTTTTAGAAGCACTTACGGAAAATCCGGGAATCAACTTATCCTCAGACATTGCATCTGCACTAGGACTTATTCTGCTTTTTGCAATTGTAGCCATAGGTGTTGTACAGTTTTTAAGAACTAGTCAATATAGTGATGACTTTGAAAAACTTCAAAACACCCCATTTGAGCTTGCTTATGGTGTTCGCAGTATCTATGTAGAAAAGTATAAAGAGTATAAACCAGAATATATCAGAAAAATTTCATTGAGTGTAACCTTATTTGTTATGAGTGTTGTTCCGTTATTAACAGTGAGTTTATTGATATCTTCTGACATGTTAGAAATTCTAATGGTTGTTCTGCTCGTTATTATTGTTGGTATTGGCACTTACATTATTATACCGGCTTCGATGGAGAATGATGCATTGAACTTTCTGATCGGTGAAGGAGAGTATGCACCACACAAAAAAAGTGAGAATCAACGTGCGGAAAAAATTGGTGCCTTTTATTGGCCGTTAGTTACAGCTGTCTATATCGGCTGGAGCTTATGGACAATGGATTGGGGAATTACTTGGATTATATGGCCGGTTGCAGGAATTGCTTTTGCAGCACTCATTGGATTATTTGGAATGTTTGAAGGAAATGAAAAAAAGAGAAATCATAGATAAAACAATAGCAAAACAATAGCAAAAGAAGCCTTTTTCATGAGGCTTCTTTTGCTATTGTTTTATAAGAGTTGTTGGTTATGCACAAAAAAAATGTTTTCATCAATAAAATATAATAAATAGTTGACAAAGAAAAACAAAGGTGCTAAGGTATAAACAAATACTTCTTACAAAGCTCGTAAAAAGTAAAAATATATAAGGAGCAATGCTGATGTTAGATAAAATGAAGATTAAAAATCTTACCAAGATTATGGTCTGTATACTGTCAAAACAAGTGACAACTAAAGCAGACCTGGTTGAAAATACAGAGCTTAGTAACTCAACAGTCTCTTCGGCGGTCAATAGCTTAATCAAGTTAGACTTATTAGAAAAAGCAGGGTTTGAAGAATCCATCGGTGGTCGCCGCTCGGCTATATATAAAATGAATAGTAGTTATGCACATTTTTTAGGCATAGGCTTATACAAGAATAACATTCATTTTGTTATCACAAATTTTGCTGGTGAATTTGTGGAAAGCTTTGATATAGAGATTGAACCATCCGCTAGCGTAATCAAAATCTTAATTAATGCTATCGAAAAAGTCATGGGAACATATCCTAAAATTATAGGGATTGGTATCGGTCTTGATGCAGAGATTAATTATAAAGAGCAGATTATTATTAGCTGTGATGCATATAACTGGAAGCAAGTCCATTTGAAAGAGATTTTAGAGAGAAAATTTTTAACGTTTATATATATTGATCATTTGGCTAATGGAGTAGCTTATCGAGAACGATTGTTTGGATATGCAAAAGAGACGGATAATTACCTTTGCTATCATGAATCGGCACAGACAAAGGCGGCACTTGTACTGAACAATAGTATATGCCGCGGTCAAGAAAACTATACCGGAAAAATTGATAGCATCCATGAATTTTTTGAGCATATAGATATTTTTATAAAATTTTTGGATGTATCAAAAATTATTATTCGATATTTTACAGAAGAGTTTAAAAATATGGCGAACCAACTTGCCAAAGAACATCAAAAAACAATTATTTGCATTGAACAAATGGATAATGATGTTGAAATTGGCATGGCTATATCTGCGCAGAGAGAATGGTTTAAGTCCGTATATTTTATGCTCTAAGCTAAAATATATATTATCTTTTGGAGGAGGTTTTATATGACAACTGTATTTATTATTTTAATTTTTATTGGGATGTGTGTACTGATGTACACGAAGAAGCTATCCGCATTATTTGCTCTACCTGTGATGGCATTTCTCATTGCATTAGTTTCCGGAATTCCGTTTATGGACACAATGGTTGAAGAGACAAGTCAAGCGGGAATCCTTACACTTATGTTTGTAGAAGGACCGACACGATTAGCATCTGCTATGATGATGTTGATATTTGGAGCTATTTTGGCAC
This sequence is a window from Vallitaleaceae bacterium 9-2. Protein-coding genes within it:
- a CDS encoding ABC transporter permease; amino-acid sequence: MKLWYSFSKELKLSSKSWYFYVELVMAIILLVILLFIVPQDFDSKGKEYFYLELPQVVKERYVKNLLEEDLDEHAEVVELEADNVHYEAMLFETEKSKIYLLESKKALEAITNSERVPTAYAHLNTEGQIVYTYFLQGYETQKLQNLLRVYHNRLAGHDVIEAYSDTIPVKRIYEDSAPLNDKENMIPVFLTFNGSLMSLFIIGAYIFLDKSEGIIKAYSVTASSVWHYLLSKIGVIILTSVITTLIITIPIMGTQPNYFMMLIFLITSGFFAASLGLLLTSFYQDIVEAFGAMYVVIIIMIMPNISYFTPSWDPDWIKIIPSYVMLQSFKDIISVGGNMTYVAVASMAFLMVGLGLFVLANYRFKKTLSL
- a CDS encoding ABC transporter permease, whose amino-acid sequence is MIRKIFVIFWRDVKTSVRNFITLYILVVPIIFGIIINVFSPGINDTTVEIALLEGENIEQSTYLKQFAKVEHLESLEAIEERVRKRDNIVAILPGDSGVYYILAQGNEPEYVIDYVKNLAAFEHFDIRVEDTMADIRDYGRDIPPLKKLMVNTAMIFTSILGGMIIALNIVEEKADNTISAMHLSPVSRVGYIAGKSMIGVVVPLVGSILLLVITGFREINFFHVLVMILVSCIISILVGFIEGINNDDVMNAAGNMKLLFLPLFGSIAGEELLADKWQVLFYWIPFYWTYKGNDLVLSGRGTWMDILTYAGIVAGISGVVFLVLAPRIRKGLE
- a CDS encoding GGDEF domain-containing protein, translating into MRKNKLNTTNITVAITSIVVVFLFQHMVSLHSADKDDRGTLIFMGNNQIAPILYEENGEAKGIAADIAKALGERIGYSVEIKAVNWDEAQDKVLLGQADALLHINPSRERDAIYDFSQALLCSEFSIFKQHDNRSIYSARDLKGKVVGVESGGYPFHMLKNMEQVQLVIIDDWEKGFGKLGSQEVDAIVADRWIGEYHLARSRVEGIEILEKPIESLYSHIAVKKGNQQILDLINSGLEALYDDGTMADILNEWQGKKVVYFTEESLRRRIWLISSGVLVSVVLLSVISLRKFKQLSRMNEELEQMTMLDPLTGLYNRRYFDVVLEKVWYENKQKMHQVSVIMIDIDKFKHYNDTYGHLAGDGCLKQVAKVIKHALNRPEDVIARFGGEEFVILLSNSSADQAMVIAEKIRDKIEKLCIKHEDAVTKVTISLGIASSVPEKKQTPERLIKIADQALYQAKSEGRNRVVVASEVR
- a CDS encoding PilZ domain-containing protein, yielding MDNEKRVRRRIDYKNHILCYNHIPYDKGKKPDLVPIRITIKNISYSGLGIISTKKLDKDDVLSFNLANTVEKREVCVQVVWCRYSNGEYEVGLKFINITKDTLLFLDRFIKSYLRQKSYLTSDATTTRLRPSLFA
- a CDS encoding haloacid dehalogenase-like hydrolase, with the translated sequence MKRLISCYASDCQKMLPDELKLSIMASAGRTILAETVVTAAPLIEGVTNAEMMASFGADLILLNEFDVFDKKIKGMYTCDNPIAEIKKLTGRPVGINLEPVDTDAEFIENRLEIASGRLASIDTFIEAKNLGVDFICLTGNPATGVSNLSINAAIADAKKHYTGLVFAGKMHAGGLSEKVLDASQILDFIKSGADGVLIPTVGTVPGVYEDEARMITQQVHALGGLVISAIGTSQESADSFTIKQFGLSNKRVGVDIHHIGDGGYGRMPDPENIMTLSITIRGKRHTYFKMGQSPLR
- a CDS encoding helix-turn-helix transcriptional regulator; translated protein: MILADKIVTLRKKFGWSQEELAEKMNVSRQSISKWESASSIPDLNKILMLSEIFGVSTDYLVKDDIEEVEGVSEDTDPEIKKITLEEAREYLENKRDAAKLISRGVLLCIYSIVPLLFLEALTENPGINLSSDIASALGLILLFAIVAIGVVQFLRTSQYSDDFEKLQNTPFELAYGVRSIYVEKYKEYKPEYIRKISLSVTLFVMSVVPLLTVSLLISSDMLEILMVVLLVIIVGIGTYIIIPASMENDALNFLIGEGEYAPHKKSENQRAEKIGAFYWPLVTAVYIGWSLWTMDWGITWIIWPVAGIAFAALIGLFGMFEGNEKKRNHR
- a CDS encoding ROK family transcriptional regulator encodes the protein MLDKMKIKNLTKIMVCILSKQVTTKADLVENTELSNSTVSSAVNSLIKLDLLEKAGFEESIGGRRSAIYKMNSSYAHFLGIGLYKNNIHFVITNFAGEFVESFDIEIEPSASVIKILINAIEKVMGTYPKIIGIGIGLDAEINYKEQIIISCDAYNWKQVHLKEILERKFLTFIYIDHLANGVAYRERLFGYAKETDNYLCYHESAQTKAALVLNNSICRGQENYTGKIDSIHEFFEHIDIFIKFLDVSKIIIRYFTEEFKNMANQLAKEHQKTIICIEQMDNDVEIGMAISAQREWFKSVYFML